Below is a window of Thermogemmata fonticola DNA.
GAATCGACCAAGCCTTATGATGGGGGCGATGGTTACAACTGCCACCCGACTTTCAAGGTCCGCCTGACCTACGCCAATGGCGTCCCGGTTGAAGTCAGCCACGGAGCCGGCCGGGAAGTCAAGGGGCTGGTCGATGCCAACGGCAAGGAACGCTCCATCAGTCCGGGTGAAAACGGCGTCCTGGTCGTCGGTACGGAAGGCACCCTCTTTGTAAGCCGCGGCTTCCTCGTGGCCTCGGATAAGAAGCTGTTCGAGCCGCTCAAAGAGGTGCCCGCACTCTATCCCAGCCGGCCTACCAATCACATGACCAACTTCCTGGAGTGCGTCCAGTCCCGGCAAAAGCCGATCTGCGACGTGGATGTCGGTGCTAGCTCGGTAATCGTCTGCCACATTGCCGCCATTGCCTTGCGCTTGGGCAAGAAGCTCAAGTGGGACCCCCAAGCCCACCGCTTCGACGATGAGCAGGCCAACAAGATGCTCAGTCGGGAACGACGGGAACCCTGGCGCCAACTGGCTTGACCCGACCAGACACTTCCGGAATCCGAAAATCCGAATGCTGCCTGGTCCGAGTGCTTTCCTGAAAGCGCCCCACGGAGCATGACGTGATACTCGCTGTTATGCTTCCCGTGGGGCATTTCTCCGTTGATCTCGTCGGGCAGCATAAACTATCCTTAGACATGGTAAACTATCCCCAAGCATGAAGGGACTAGGCCGGTCCTTTCTTCCCCGTTCAGGAAACCCACTTTCGTCATGAAGGACCACGCAGGTTTGGGAAAAGTTGCTACAATGCCAGCATGGAACGTCTCAACAAATACCTGGCCCACGCGGGTGTGGGGTCTCGCCGTTACTGTGACGAATTGATCGCCGCCGGTCGCGTCACTGTGGACGGTGTCGTGGTCACCGCTTTGGGCACGAAGATTGACCCTTTGGTGCATCGCGTGGCTGTGGATGAACAGCCGGTACGTCCTGAGCGGCCCGTGTACTGGCTGTTGCACAAACCGGCGGGAGTTCTTTGTACGAATTATGACCCAGCGGGGCGTCCACGGGCCATCGATCTGCTCCCCCATGTGCAGGAGCGAGTTTACACGGTGGGCCGGCTCGATGAAGCCAGTGAAGGGCTGTTGTTGATGACCAACGATGGCGCATTGGCCGCCGCTCTAATGCACCCCCGCTACGGCATCCCCAAGACCTATCTGGTCCAAGTGGCAGGCAAACCCAGTCGGGAGGAATTGCAACGCCTCACGGAGGGCATTTGGCTCAGCGATGGCAAGGTGCGCGCCAAAAGTGTCCACACTCTCTGGCAGCAGGGAAATAGCACGTGGTTGCGGATCGTCCTTTGTGAAGGCAAGAATCGAGAAATCCGCCGGATGTTGGCCCGATTGGGGCATAAGGTGATGCGCCTGAAACGAATTGCTATTGGCCCGGTTCGCCTTGGACGCCTCAAGAAAGGAAAATCCCGACCCCTGACGGCGAAGGAACTAACCGCCCTGCGTCAATGGGTCGAGAGGGCACGCCAAAAACTGGTTGAGCAACGGGCACGCCTGAACGCCCGCCGTCGATCGCCTCCTCGTCCCCAGCCGCCGGCAACCTCCTCGTGATGTGAGAGCTGCACCAAACCTCCCCGTCGTGATGTCAGACCCTGGATCAGACCTCCCCGACTCAAGCGACAATATCCTGCTCATCCGGGGGAATAGTCATGCCCCATCTCCGCCGTGCCCGTGTGTTCCTCCAGGAACCGCTCGCTGAGCGAACGTATCGCCTGCGCCTGGAATGCCCGGAAATTGCTAGCCGGATTCGGCCAGGCCAGTTCGTGATGCTCCGTTTGCCGGAGTGCAACGACCCGCTCTTAGGTCGGCCTTTCGCCCTCTACGACACCGTTGTCGATGGACAGCAACAACCTTGGGGTCTCGATATCGTCTATCTGTTGGTCGGTCAGATGACGGGCCGTCTAAGCCAGTTGAACGCAGGAAGCTGCTTAGAGATATGGGGACCTCTGGGCCAGCCTTTCCCGGATTTCAGCGGTGTGGAGCAGGTAGTGCTCGTGGCTGGTGGCATTGGCCAGACACCTTTTCCCGCCTATACCCGCTATCTGCTCGGACGCCAAGGGTATGGCGGCGTTCCCCCTCAACAACGCGTATCGAGAGTGCTGCTCTACTACGGTGTCCGGACCGCGGCCCGTGTAGCAGGACTGGCTGACTTTCAGGCGGCCGGTGCCGAGGTGTTCCTGGCGAGTGACGACGGAACAGTGGGCTGGCATGGGTCGATTCTCGACCGGCTCATAGCTGAGCAGCCAGAGGGGATTCTCCTGGGATGCGGACCGGAACCGATGCTCCACTCCCTCGCACGCCTGGCTGTCCAATGGCAACGCCCCTGCTTTGTCTCCCTGGAAACCCCCATGGCCTGCGGCCTCGGAGCCTGCTTCAGTTGTGTCACGCGCATCCGAACCGAGCAGGGTTGGGACTACCGCCGCGTTTGCCTTGAAGGTCCCACCTTCGAGGCAGCCCAGTGGTACGACGCATTCGCTCTGGAGCGCTGATCTTTTCAGGGTATCTACAACAAGCAGCAGGCTAGCCGAAGGCTAGCCGACGGAATCAGTGCCCGCCGCCATTCGGCCGCTCGCAAGACCCAAGTATGCTGCGATTCCGCGTCCTGTGCCCGATCGGGTCATTCACTCCTGACTGATCTGAAAGACGATTTAGCCCGCCCGGAGGGGAAAAGGCAAGGAATAGCGCATGGCACTTCGCAACAGCGGTTGATGCCGCCGGGCCTGTTCAAAGCGCAGTTGGCGAATCCATTCCTCCACATGTTGCCCAGCCATCGGTGTGCGGCACAAGAAGCGTGCAGCACATACCACGCGCAGGGCCAGTGAGGGGCGTCCGGCCCGGATCATCCCGCGAACCAGCCGTTGCAAAATCGGCAGGCTTCCTGGGGCTTGCCGAGCAGCTCGAAGCAACAAACGGGCGCCGCGGCGGACCTTCCCCATCCCGATCAAGGCCTCGCCCAAGGCGGAACGATAGAGCGGGTGCTGGGGTCTCCGCCGCCAAGCGCGCCAGAACCAGCGGGCAGCACGATCATGGCCTCCGACAGGATCCTCTGCCCAGGCGCACCCCAACAAATACTGCCACCGGCTCTTTGTCGGGCAGAGCATGACCGCTCGGCGAAGATGCCATCGGGCACGGGCATACTCTCCCAAAGAGAGATATAGATGCCCTGTTAAGGCTTCCGCTCGCGCACGCTGCTGCACGGACAAGCTCGGCAGATGCAAATACCGCCGCAATAAACGTAGAGCGTCGGTCCGACGGCCCGCTCGAACAGCCTGCCGAACCGACGCCCAAGCCCCTTGGAATACGGTGAGCGTCCTGCTCATGCCAACTGCCTCCTGCAGTTGTTTACCCAGAGATGGGCGATGGTTTTTGCGTCCGTGATGGAGAAGATATACCAACCGTTCCACTTTTCGCAAGCACGAAATCCCGTGCCGCTTCCATTCAGAAAATAGCAAAATCTTCTCCCCATGAAGAGCGGACTGTAGCGTTTTGCGACAGCCCCTCACCGCCTGCGACAGCTTCCCACGTAATACCATGCCGCGCTGGAATCAGCATTCAACGGGATGAACCGAACCTAAGCGAAATTGACGGTCGGCACAGAAACAGAGCGGGTTGGCGCTCTCATTCCGTATTGTCTCATCCTCGCCTTCCCTCCAATCCCGCTTCTCATTGCCGCTCTCGTCACCAGGCCCTGAGTCACAGAAAAAACTGAAGACCTAGGCCGATGGGGTAAGATCACTCTGCGAAGTGTTCTTTGCCTGGCGGCTGAGTCGGGCCAGTACAAAGGATCGCACGCACAAACCAACAAAGACGGCGCAGATGAGGATCATCAACTCCCCGGCGACCGCCGACTTTTTGAAAGGATCGAACGTGCCTGTATTGTTGATCTGCCGGAGGATGGGCATGAAACCGCCGATGACGCCGAGCACGCCGACCAACGCCGCCAGGTGCATCGCGTGTTTGCGGAGTTTGTCGGAAAAAGCCAACCCTCCCAGAATCACCAGGACAATCCCGAACGCTGCCGGAATCAACGCTGTCGGGCTGACTTTGCCTGTCTGGGGATTCGGTTCGGCGCCGAAGTAACCAACCAGACCCACAAGGATGAGCAAAAGGCCGGTGATCACAGTCGGGAGGGCCATCATTGTGCAGAACTCCTCAGCAAGAGTCGATGGCAATGCCAGGAACGGCCGATGCCGTGGTGCCGCAAGCCAGCCATTAGCTGGACTAACGGACGTTCTCAGGCACAGACGATCCGCTAGGCCTTGGCCATGGCCATTTGGACGCGCTGAACCAAATCATCCGGTCCTTCCAAGTCTACTCCCCACGCGTCGGCGAAAACGGTCAGCATGCCATCTGGAGCGATGAAGCGGTGCAGTCCTTGACCTAAGGGGAGGTCTAGGATCGCTCCTTGATCCGGGATCGCTCCAATTTCGGCTAAAGCCTGCAAGAGCAGAGCCTGGGTTTCCATGTCTTCCCGCGAGCAAATATCCACACGCATACCTGCCTCCCCAACCAGCACCGCCCCCTCACTCCCATTCGATCGTCGCTGGCGGTTTACTGCTGATATCATAGACCACGCGGTTGATCCCCTTCACCTTATTGATGATGTTCGTGGCGACACGGGCAAGCAGATCCTCCGGAAGGCGGGACCAATCCGCCGTCATGAAATCATCAGTTTGCACGCAGCGCAAGCATATGACATTCTCATAGGTTCGACCATCCCCCATCACTCCCACCGAACGCACGGGCAAGAGCACCGCAAACGCTTGGGACGTTCGGCGATACCAGCCGCTTTTGTGTAATTCCTCAAGGAAGATTGCATCGGCTTTGCGAAGAATGGCCAGCTTCTCCTCAGTTACCTCACCGAGGCAGCGGACCGCCAATCCTGGGCCAGGAAACGGATGACGCCACACGACTTCCTCAGGCAAGCCCAACTCCAGCCCCAGTTTGCGGACTTCATCCTTGAACAGGTCCCGCAAAGGTTCAATCAACTCAAATCCCAGCTCTTGGGGCAAGCCACCGACGTTGTGATGGAGCTTGATCGTGGCCGCGGGGCCATCGGCACTCCCGCCGCTTTCGATGACATCCGGGTACAGCGTGCCCTGCGCCAGGAAACGGGCATTGGGGATTTGCCGGGCCTCCTGCCGGAAGACCTCGATGAACAGATTGCCGATAATGCGCCGCTTCTCCTGCGGGTCCTCCACCCCCTTGAGAGCGGCAAGGAACCGTTGGCCTGCTTCCACGACATGGAGATCCGCCCGAAACCAGTCCCGGAAGGTATGGCGCACCAGTTCCGTTTCCCCTTCGCGCATCAGGCCAGTATCCACATAGATGCACGCCACCTGAGGACCTACCGCCTTGAGCAGCAGCGCGGCACACACACTCGAATCCACACCCCCGGACAACCCGCAGATGACCCGGCTGTCGCCGATCTGCTCCCGCAGCCGAGCCACTGTTTGCTCCACGAACGCTTGCATTTTCCAGCGGCCGCTGCAACCGCACACATCCCGGAGAAAGTTGGCTAGAATCTGGCCGCCGTGAGGCGTATGGCTCACCTCCGGATGGAATTGCAGGCCGAAGATCGGCCAGCGGCGGTGCTTGACGGCGGCTAAAGGACACTGCTCCGTACTGGCCAGGATTTCAAACTCTCCCGCGCTGTCACTGACGCTATCCCCATGACTCATCCAAACGGTGGATTCTAGCGGATAGCCCTGGAAGAGCGTATTGCGGTCCAGGACTGTCAGCGTAGCTCGGCCATATTCGCGGCTTTTCCCAGCCACTACTTGGCCGCCGAAGGCCGCCACTGCTAACTGCATACCATAGCAGATGCCCAAAATCGGAATCCCGGATTCCCAAAGGCGCGGATCGCACCGCGGCGCCCCCGGCTCGTTGACACTCGCCGGACCACCCGACAAGATGATCCCCCGCGGGCGTAGTTCCAAGACCCGCTCCAACGGTAAATCATGCCGGACCAACTGGCAAAAAACGTTCTGCTCCCGTACCCGCCGGGCAATCAACTGGGCGAACTGCGAACCAAAATCCAGAATCAGGATCAATTCGTCCTTCATAGTCTCTATGCCTATTCTGCCCATCGGCCCGATCACGCCGTTGGAACGGAGGACTTCACGATCGCCGGTTTCCCCCTGACGCTTCTCACTTCTTGGAGAAGCAGCCCTCGGCGGTGGAGGGATTTTGCCCCCCCTCGGCCAGCTCCTTAGCCCGGCACGTGGCCATCCAAACCGCTTGCTGGAGGACGCCCCGGACTCCCGCTTTTTCCAGCACATGCAAGCCCGCGATGGTAGTTCCACCGGGACTCGCCACGGCATCCTTGATCTGGGCAGGATGTCGTCCGTCTTCCAGGATCAGCCGTGCTGTCCCCAGGACCGTATGGGCCGCCAGTTCCAAAGCCAGGTTCCGCGGCAAACCGCTCAACACCCCTCCATCCGCCAAGGCTTCCACGATGAGGGCCACAAAGGCCGGCCCGCTACCACTTAGACCCGTCACCGCATCCAACAGAGTCTCCGGCACGCGACACACGTAGCCAACGGCTCGAAATAACCCCTCCACCTGCTCCACTTCCCTAGGTGTCACCTCCGGAGCTGCGCTTATGCCCGAGGCCCCGCAACCGACGAGGCAGCCGGTATTCGGCATGACCCGTACGATCCGGCGATGTCCTCCCAAG
It encodes the following:
- the proC gene encoding pyrroline-5-carboxylate reductase, with the translated sequence MAVGRWGVGFLGTGQMATALASAWRRTECLDLSRSWAWDIQAAAREQFAQRIGLPLAASNREVASRCELLLLAVKPGDVEAVLEEIRPVLRPEHLFVSIAAGVRLQTLQDGLGGHRRIVRVMPNTGCLVGCGASGISAAPEVTPREVEQVEGLFRAVGYVCRVPETLLDAVTGLSGSGPAFVALIVEALADGGVLSGLPRNLALELAAHTVLGTARLILEDGRHPAQIKDAVASPGGTTIAGLHVLEKAGVRGVLQQAVWMATCRAKELAEGGQNPSTAEGCFSKK
- the guaA gene encoding glutamine-hydrolyzing GMP synthase, whose product is MKDELILILDFGSQFAQLIARRVREQNVFCQLVRHDLPLERVLELRPRGIILSGGPASVNEPGAPRCDPRLWESGIPILGICYGMQLAVAAFGGQVVAGKSREYGRATLTVLDRNTLFQGYPLESTVWMSHGDSVSDSAGEFEILASTEQCPLAAVKHRRWPIFGLQFHPEVSHTPHGGQILANFLRDVCGCSGRWKMQAFVEQTVARLREQIGDSRVICGLSGGVDSSVCAALLLKAVGPQVACIYVDTGLMREGETELVRHTFRDWFRADLHVVEAGQRFLAALKGVEDPQEKRRIIGNLFIEVFRQEARQIPNARFLAQGTLYPDVIESGGSADGPAATIKLHHNVGGLPQELGFELIEPLRDLFKDEVRKLGLELGLPEEVVWRHPFPGPGLAVRCLGEVTEEKLAILRKADAIFLEELHKSGWYRRTSQAFAVLLPVRSVGVMGDGRTYENVICLRCVQTDDFMTADWSRLPEDLLARVATNIINKVKGINRVVYDISSKPPATIEWE
- a CDS encoding dihydroorotate dehydrogenase electron transfer subunit encodes the protein MPHLRRARVFLQEPLAERTYRLRLECPEIASRIRPGQFVMLRLPECNDPLLGRPFALYDTVVDGQQQPWGLDIVYLLVGQMTGRLSQLNAGSCLEIWGPLGQPFPDFSGVEQVVLVAGGIGQTPFPAYTRYLLGRQGYGGVPPQQRVSRVLLYYGVRTAARVAGLADFQAAGAEVFLASDDGTVGWHGSILDRLIAEQPEGILLGCGPEPMLHSLARLAVQWQRPCFVSLETPMACGLGACFSCVTRIRTEQGWDYRRVCLEGPTFEAAQWYDAFALER
- a CDS encoding pseudouridine synthase, coding for MERLNKYLAHAGVGSRRYCDELIAAGRVTVDGVVVTALGTKIDPLVHRVAVDEQPVRPERPVYWLLHKPAGVLCTNYDPAGRPRAIDLLPHVQERVYTVGRLDEASEGLLLMTNDGALAAALMHPRYGIPKTYLVQVAGKPSREELQRLTEGIWLSDGKVRAKSVHTLWQQGNSTWLRIVLCEGKNREIRRMLARLGHKVMRLKRIAIGPVRLGRLKKGKSRPLTAKELTALRQWVERARQKLVEQRARLNARRRSPPRPQPPATSS
- a CDS encoding tetratricopeptide repeat protein; translated protein: MSRTLTVFQGAWASVRQAVRAGRRTDALRLLRRYLHLPSLSVQQRARAEALTGHLYLSLGEYARARWHLRRAVMLCPTKSRWQYLLGCAWAEDPVGGHDRAARWFWRAWRRRPQHPLYRSALGEALIGMGKVRRGARLLLRAARQAPGSLPILQRLVRGMIRAGRPSLALRVVCAARFLCRTPMAGQHVEEWIRQLRFEQARRHQPLLRSAMRYSLPFPLRAG